From one Bacteroides intestinalis DSM 17393 genomic stretch:
- a CDS encoding AraC family transcriptional regulator, which yields MEKENIKTVTIEDFKNSQHILDYLDDDFAIVNSLDGIPYSNEIVRLECFLIAVCIEGCIQLDINNKTYQLQPGDLLLGLPNTIIGHTMMSPKYKIRLAGFSTRFLQRILKVEKDTWDTAIHIHNNPIKSISRENDNSIFKYYGELIMAKINDEPHCYHKAVVQHLFSALFCEMLGYLNKEIADSEKAFSKEGIKQADHILRKFMELLSKDNGMHRSVTYFADALCYTPKHFSKVIKQACGRAPLDLINETAIEHIKYRLKHSDKSIKEIAEEFNFPNQSFFGKYVKGHLGTSPIRYRSEREG from the coding sequence ATGGAAAAAGAGAACATTAAGACCGTTACCATTGAAGACTTTAAGAACAGTCAGCATATTCTTGACTATTTAGACGATGACTTCGCGATAGTGAACAGTCTGGATGGAATACCTTATAGTAATGAAATAGTCAGACTGGAATGTTTCCTCATTGCCGTCTGCATAGAAGGATGCATTCAACTGGACATCAACAATAAGACTTACCAATTGCAACCGGGCGATTTACTACTGGGTCTCCCTAACACCATTATCGGACATACGATGATGAGTCCTAAATATAAGATAAGGCTTGCGGGGTTCTCCACCCGTTTCCTGCAACGTATCCTCAAGGTAGAAAAAGACACATGGGATACCGCCATTCATATCCACAACAATCCGATAAAATCTATTAGCAGAGAGAATGATAACAGCATTTTTAAATACTACGGAGAGCTAATTATGGCAAAGATTAATGATGAGCCTCATTGTTACCACAAAGCAGTAGTACAACATCTGTTTTCTGCTCTTTTCTGCGAGATGCTGGGTTATCTCAACAAGGAAATTGCCGACTCAGAGAAAGCGTTTTCGAAAGAAGGCATCAAGCAGGCTGACCATATTCTACGGAAATTCATGGAATTACTGTCGAAAGATAATGGTATGCATCGTTCTGTGACTTACTTTGCCGATGCACTTTGCTATACGCCCAAGCATTTTTCAAAGGTCATTAAGCAAGCGTGCGGCAGGGCTCCACTGGACCTGATAAATGAGACTGCCATAGAGCACATCAAATACCGGCTGAAACATTCGGATAAATCCATCAAAGAAATTGCAGAAGAATTCAACTTCCCGAATCAATCCTTTTTCGGGAAGTATGTGAAGGGGCATTTGGGAACATCACCGATACGGTATAGGAGTGAGAGGGAAGGGTGA
- a CDS encoding efflux RND transporter periplasmic adaptor subunit, with product MITVNKKWLRLIGIVGCTVWMASCKQATDAGVKPSYATMKVEVADKELSTSYSATIRGRQDIDIYPQVSGTIEKLCVTEGQTVRRGQLLFVIDQIPYRAALKTATANVEAARAAMATAELTYKSNKELYAQKVVSEFSLKTAENTFLTAKAQLTQAEAQETNARNNLSYTEVKSPSDGVVGALPYRAGALVSANIPYPLTTVSDNSDMYVYFSMNENQLLALTRQYGSMDEALKNMPEVELVLNDNSVYNKKGIIESISGVIDRQTGTVMARVVFPNESRLLHSGASGTVVVPSIYKDCIAIPQGATVQMQDKVVVYKVVDGKAVSTLVTVSGISDGREYVVLSGLNPGDEIVSEGAGLMREGTQVK from the coding sequence ATGATTACAGTGAACAAAAAATGGTTACGGCTGATAGGGATTGTCGGTTGTACAGTGTGGATGGCATCTTGTAAGCAGGCAACAGATGCGGGAGTGAAACCTTCTTATGCAACTATGAAAGTAGAAGTGGCGGATAAGGAGCTTTCCACCTCATATTCGGCTACTATTCGCGGGCGGCAGGATATCGACATCTATCCGCAGGTATCGGGTACTATCGAAAAACTTTGTGTAACCGAAGGGCAGACAGTGCGTCGCGGACAATTACTTTTCGTTATCGATCAGATTCCGTACAGAGCTGCGCTTAAAACTGCCACCGCCAACGTAGAGGCTGCACGTGCTGCAATGGCTACCGCCGAACTCACCTACAAGAGTAACAAAGAACTGTATGCGCAAAAAGTAGTTTCAGAGTTCAGCCTGAAAACGGCTGAGAATACATTCCTCACCGCCAAAGCACAATTGACGCAGGCCGAGGCACAGGAAACAAATGCCCGCAACAACCTCTCCTATACTGAAGTGAAAAGTCCCAGTGACGGAGTGGTGGGTGCATTGCCCTATCGTGCAGGTGCATTGGTAAGTGCCAACATACCTTATCCGTTGACTACGGTTAGTGATAACTCGGATATGTATGTCTATTTCTCCATGAACGAAAATCAGTTGTTGGCTCTTACCCGCCAGTACGGCAGCATGGACGAAGCATTGAAGAACATGCCGGAAGTGGAATTGGTATTGAATGATAATTCGGTATATAATAAGAAAGGTATAATAGAATCCATCAGCGGAGTTATCGACCGCCAGACAGGTACTGTAATGGCGCGTGTAGTATTTCCTAATGAATCACGCCTGCTTCATAGCGGAGCGTCCGGTACGGTAGTGGTACCGAGCATTTATAAAGATTGTATTGCCATTCCGCAGGGAGCCACAGTGCAGATGCAGGATAAAGTAGTAGTATATAAGGTAGTGGATGGTAAAGCCGTCTCTACGCTGGTCACAGTATCCGGCATCAGCGACGGGCGCGAATATGTGGTGCTGAGCGGACTGAACCCCGGTGATGAAATCGTATCAGAAGGTGCCGGGTTGATGCGTGAGGGTACGCAAGTTAAATAA
- a CDS encoding FtsB family cell division protein — MDKLATLWAFVRRRKYLITFAAFVVVVGFLDENSIVRRMGYANEISRLNSEIEKYRAEYEENTERLNELAVDSGAIERIAREKYLMKKPNEDIYVFEEDIEK; from the coding sequence ATGGATAAATTAGCGACACTTTGGGCTTTTGTCCGCAGGCGTAAATACTTGATTACGTTTGCTGCATTTGTAGTGGTTGTAGGTTTTCTGGATGAAAACAGCATCGTGCGCCGTATGGGTTATGCGAATGAAATCAGTCGCCTGAATTCTGAGATTGAGAAATACCGGGCGGAATATGAAGAGAATACGGAACGGCTGAACGAACTGGCTGTAGATTCCGGTGCCATCGAGCGTATTGCGCGTGAGAAGTACCTGATGAAGAAACCGAATGAGGATATTTACGTATTTGAAGAAGACATCGAAAAATGA
- a CDS encoding patatin-like phospholipase family protein has product MKYKSLSLLIIALLSACTLGAQNRKKVGVVLSGGGAKGVAHIGALKVIEEAGIPIDYVVGTSMGALVGGLYSIGYTPQQLDSIVNAQNWKFLLSDTPDPETTLLSEKLKEEQYLLSVPIAGKSAHVSDAGIIKGRNISQLLSELTVGYHDSISFNRLPIPFACVSDNIVNGSKVVFHNGILATAMRASMSIPGVFAPVYLNGKVLVDGGLIDNYPVDIARQMGAEIIIGVDVQNPLMKADELTSLSSVLGQIINLVGEESYRKNVKDSNIHIQVDVDGYSAASFNSEALDTLMRRGKEAAMKDWEKLIALKKEIGIGTEYRAEYPGPFKIPTRTMLDTIPSVAQITPHEKPVNTINIGGRFDNEELAVLLLNARAYLGKQKKSQLSATTRLGKRTFGQLEYTYSLRNNWDLSTGYQIGYNDFNLYKEGDRLMNLTYVHHMAWIGFTKSWCKLLVKAGIHFEKYNYHDWPSGPDISITKSSDKALLSYQASVMYNSLNNQRFSTQGMEWEASYRLYTDNMIAYGSGSPVSVFQTHWSGYFSPNRVFTIMPSVYGRVVGKNTQSLAISNFVGGNVPGRYMEQQIPFTGINHIEISPDAMLTGILGVRARTYKNQYIVVRGSYGRTANKIENLFGGTNTHGLAGGSIGYCYNSIIGPIEAELNYSNQSKKLGYYIGVGFTF; this is encoded by the coding sequence ATGAAATATAAATCTTTGTCCTTATTAATAATTGCCCTGCTTTCCGCCTGTACGCTCGGAGCGCAGAACCGCAAAAAAGTCGGAGTAGTACTGAGTGGCGGTGGCGCCAAAGGCGTGGCGCACATCGGAGCGCTGAAAGTGATAGAAGAAGCCGGAATACCGATAGATTATGTAGTAGGTACCAGTATGGGAGCCCTCGTCGGCGGACTATACTCTATCGGCTACACCCCACAGCAATTGGATAGCATTGTCAATGCACAAAACTGGAAGTTTCTGCTGTCTGATACCCCCGATCCGGAAACTACATTGCTGAGCGAAAAGCTAAAGGAAGAACAGTACTTGCTCTCTGTTCCGATTGCCGGAAAATCAGCGCATGTATCCGATGCAGGGATTATAAAAGGAAGAAACATATCACAGTTGCTTTCCGAATTGACAGTGGGTTATCATGACTCTATCTCCTTCAACCGACTCCCCATCCCATTCGCTTGCGTATCGGACAACATAGTAAATGGCAGCAAGGTCGTTTTCCACAACGGTATACTGGCCACTGCAATGCGTGCCAGCATGTCTATTCCGGGGGTATTTGCCCCGGTTTATCTCAATGGCAAAGTGCTGGTAGACGGCGGACTGATAGATAATTACCCCGTAGATATAGCCCGGCAAATGGGAGCGGAAATTATTATCGGAGTCGATGTACAGAATCCATTAATGAAAGCGGATGAGCTGACAAGCCTCTCGAGCGTGCTGGGACAAATTATAAACCTGGTGGGGGAAGAAAGCTACAGAAAAAATGTAAAGGATAGTAACATACACATACAGGTAGATGTGGATGGATACTCGGCAGCAAGTTTCAACTCTGAAGCATTGGACACATTGATGCGCAGGGGCAAAGAGGCCGCCATGAAAGATTGGGAAAAACTGATTGCACTGAAAAAAGAAATAGGTATCGGCACGGAGTATCGCGCAGAATATCCCGGTCCTTTCAAAATACCAACGCGCACCATGCTGGATACGATCCCCTCCGTAGCACAAATTACTCCGCATGAAAAGCCGGTGAACACTATAAATATAGGAGGCAGATTTGATAATGAAGAGTTAGCCGTATTGTTACTGAATGCAAGGGCATATCTCGGAAAACAGAAGAAATCGCAACTAAGCGCCACTACCCGTCTGGGCAAGCGGACTTTCGGACAACTGGAGTACACGTACTCACTACGCAATAATTGGGACCTCAGTACAGGATATCAGATAGGATATAATGACTTCAATCTTTATAAAGAAGGTGACCGGCTGATGAATCTGACTTATGTGCATCACATGGCTTGGATAGGATTTACGAAAAGCTGGTGCAAGTTGCTTGTCAAGGCAGGTATTCATTTTGAGAAGTATAATTATCACGACTGGCCGTCGGGGCCGGATATCTCTATCACCAAATCAAGTGACAAGGCTTTGCTCAGTTATCAGGCCAGTGTCATGTACAATAGTCTGAATAACCAACGGTTCTCCACGCAGGGAATGGAATGGGAAGCATCGTACAGGCTCTATACGGATAACATGATAGCTTACGGTTCGGGTAGTCCCGTATCGGTATTTCAGACACATTGGAGCGGATATTTCTCACCGAACCGGGTATTTACCATCATGCCGTCGGTATATGGCAGGGTAGTTGGAAAAAATACGCAATCGCTGGCGATATCGAACTTTGTAGGTGGAAATGTACCGGGAAGATACATGGAACAACAAATTCCTTTCACGGGTATCAATCACATCGAAATAAGTCCGGATGCTATGCTGACGGGGATATTGGGAGTCAGAGCACGAACTTACAAGAACCAGTACATCGTAGTGCGGGGCAGTTACGGACGGACAGCCAACAAAATAGAAAATCTGTTTGGTGGAACAAATACCCATGGATTGGCGGGAGGCAGCATAGGATATTGCTACAACAGTATTATAGGACCCATCGAAGCGGAACTTAACTATTCGAATCAGTCCAAGAAGCTGGGATACTATATTGGAGTGGGATTTACTTTTTAA